Proteins encoded together in one Oncorhynchus masou masou isolate Uvic2021 chromosome 3, UVic_Omas_1.1, whole genome shotgun sequence window:
- the LOC135507642 gene encoding nicotinamide riboside kinase 2-like isoform X1 → MKFIIGIGGVTNGGKTTLTNKLIQALPNCCVIHQDDFFKKPDQIEVGEDGFRQWDVITSLDMEAMVNTVEGWQENPVKFARSHGICVTPEAEDSIPDNGIHILIVEGFLLYNYKPIVDVYDKSYYIAIPKEECKRRRSTRNYTVPDPPGLFEGHVWPMYLKHRKEMEENYHGIEYLDGLKPKEEIYNQVYENIQNTLLNNL, encoded by the exons ATGAAATTCATTATAGGAATTGGCGG CGTGACCAACGGTGGGAAAACCACTCTAACCAATAAATTGATCCAGGCGTTGCCCAACTGTTGTGTGATACATCAGGATGACTTTTTTAAG AAACCCGATCAGATAGAAGTCGGGGAGGACGGCTTTAGACAGTGGGATG TGATCACATCCCTGGATATGGAGGCCATGGTTAACACTGTGGAGGGATGGCAAGAGAACCCAGTCAAGTTCGCCCGCTCCCACGGCATCTGCGTCACACCTGAAGCAGAGGACTCCATACCTGACAACGGTATCCACATCCTCATTGTGGAAGGGTTTCTGCTCTATAACTACAA GCCTATTGTTGATGTCTATGACAAAAGCTACTACATTGCCATTCCGAAAGAGGAGTGCAAGAGGAGGAGAAGTACAAGGAACTACACAGTCCCTGACCCCCCTGGTCTGTTTGAAGGACACGTCTGGCCCATGTACCTGAAACACAGGAAAGAGATGGAAGAAAACTACCATGGTATAG AGTACCTTGATGGCTTGAAACCTAAAGAGGAGATCTACAACCAAGTGTATGAAAACATACAAAACACCCTGCTCAACAACTTATAG
- the LOC135507642 gene encoding nicotinamide riboside kinase 2-like isoform X2 → MEAMVNTVEGWQENPVKFARSHGICVTPEAEDSIPDNGIHILIVEGFLLYNYKPIVDVYDKSYYIAIPKEECKRRRSTRNYTVPDPPGLFEGHVWPMYLKHRKEMEENYHGIEYLDGLKPKEEIYNQVYENIQNTLLNNL, encoded by the exons ATGGAGGCCATGGTTAACACTGTGGAGGGATGGCAAGAGAACCCAGTCAAGTTCGCCCGCTCCCACGGCATCTGCGTCACACCTGAAGCAGAGGACTCCATACCTGACAACGGTATCCACATCCTCATTGTGGAAGGGTTTCTGCTCTATAACTACAA GCCTATTGTTGATGTCTATGACAAAAGCTACTACATTGCCATTCCGAAAGAGGAGTGCAAGAGGAGGAGAAGTACAAGGAACTACACAGTCCCTGACCCCCCTGGTCTGTTTGAAGGACACGTCTGGCCCATGTACCTGAAACACAGGAAAGAGATGGAAGAAAACTACCATGGTATAG AGTACCTTGATGGCTTGAAACCTAAAGAGGAGATCTACAACCAAGTGTATGAAAACATACAAAACACCCTGCTCAACAACTTATAG